The Montipora capricornis isolate CH-2021 chromosome 6, ASM3666992v2, whole genome shotgun sequence genome has a window encoding:
- the LOC138052312 gene encoding uncharacterized protein isoform X2, producing the protein MAGERVSPPRKRGKYKLWTLDSNVPIPRTTKWRLEFQQSTSTTGNIEVSHDPRFYNIQSESNPYSIDEDVESRFVDNVETCCNHGSESDSDLHISESATLENGGQMYISLDAESDTDGLSSEEEESSSYESESEPENDIEAGAGCSVDNSGLFEEDNLLLYPNAEVSKLAAHVLVNLFVMEHKLSNQALEDLIRLINILLTDEHKFVRSGHLLRKYFVNLFQEPLPKRHKYCGRCLDGILPAKNSCNNEQCKKVNASVKEFLEIDLCDQLRRLYKDPEFIKHLGYRFSQDYLNDDNLRDIYSGSVYKNLLKPGGFLGSDHPLNLSFSFYTDGVNPFKSSQKQNLWPIFLMINELPPELRQSKKYLLLAGLWCSSKKPNMLTFGRPVIDSISDLYNNGISVSTTLGEERVNATLLLSTEDLQAKALVTNMKQYNGESGCSTCFDTGETVRENNLHRIWPYNLNMKYRTHGSVLKCAREATRSGKAVKGVKGASVFTLFKDFNLVEGFVTDWMHGVCLGLVKNLLALWFNGEHRTKGFFIGNKIAAVDKRLSSIRVPDIVSRRPRPLADRAHWKATEFRAWLLHYSVPVLMEILPPIYLQHYSLLVSALSLLVSENITSADLTEADDLIDMYCTELAPLYV; encoded by the exons ATGGCGGGCGAACGCGTAAGCCCTCCAAGGAAGAGAGGAAAATACAAGTTATGGACACTAGATTCCAACGTACCGATTCCGCGAACCACAAAATGGCGACTTGAATTTCAGCAATCGACCTCTACTACCGGTAACATTGAAGTAAGTCACGATCCCCGCTTTTACAACATTCAAAGCGAAAGCAATCCGTACTCGATCGACGAAGATGTAGAGTCAAGATTTGTGGATAATGTTGAAACCTGCTGCAATCATGGCAGTGAATCAGATAGCGATTTGCACATTAGCGAATCAGCAACACTGGAAAATGGAGGTCAAATGTACATCAGTCTTGATGCGGAATCAGATACTGACGGACTGAGCAGCGAAGAGGAAGAGAGTTCTTCGTACGAGTCAGAGAGTGAACCGGAGAATGACATTGAAGCAGGAGCTGGTTGTAGTGTGGATAATAGTGGCTTGTTTGAAGAGGACAACTTGTTGCTCTACCCAAATGCTGAGGTTTCTAAGCTAGCAGCCCATGTGCTAGTCAATCTTTTTGTAATGGAACACAAATTGTCAAACCAAGCTCTGGAAGATCTGATTCGTTTAATCAACATACTACTAACTGACGAACACAAATTTGTTCGTTCTGGTCACTTACTGAGGAAATATTTTGTCAATTTGTTCCAAGAACCATTACCCAAAAGACACAAATACTGTGGAAGATGTTTGGATGGCATTCTTCCAGCCAAGAATTCGTGTAACAATGAACAGTGCAAGAAAGTGAATGCCTCagtcaaagaatttttggaAATTGATCTCTGTGATCAGTTACGTCGCCTTTACAAGG aTCCTGAATTTATAAAACATCTTGGATACCGCTTTAGTCAAGATTACTTGAATGACGACAACCTGCGAGACATTTATAGTGGATCAGTGTACAAGAATCTATTGAAGCCTGGAGGATTCCTTGGATCAGATCACCCTTTaaatttatcattttcattttatactgaTGGTGTTAACCCATTCAAGTCCTCCCAAAAGCAGAATTTGTGGCCAATATTTCTGATGATCAATGAACTTCCACCAGAACTGAG GCAGTCTAAGAAGTATCTCCTTCTGGCTGGTTTATGGTGCTCCAGTAAAAAGCCAAATATGCTCACTTTTGGACGACCTGTGATTGATTCAATTTCTGATCTCTACAATAACG GCATTTCTGTGTCCACCACTTTGGGAGAAGAAAGGGTGAATGCTACATTGCTTTTGTCAACTGAAGACCTTCAGGCCAAAGCATTGGTTACAAACATGAAGCAGTACAATGGAGAGAGTGGCTGTTCCACCTGTTTTGATACTGGAGAAACTGTAAGGGAGAACAACCTTCATAGGATCTGGCCTTATAACCTAAACATGAAGTACAGAACTCACGGGTCTGTGCTTAAATGTGCTCGTGAGGCTACAAGATCTGGAAAAGCA GTAAAAGGAGTCAAGGGTGCCTCTGTATTTACACTCTTCAAAGACTTCAATCTGGTGGAAGGATTTGTAACAGACTGGATGCATGGTGTTTGTCTGGGCCTTGTGAAAAATTTACTGGCTTTGTGGTTTAATGGAGAGCATAGGACCAAAGGCTTCTTTATTGGAAACAAG ATTGCTGCTGTAGACAAACGACTGAGTTCTATTCGAGTTCCAGATATTGTTTCTCGAAGACCCAGACCGCTTGCTGACAGAGCTCACTGGAAAG ctACAGAATTCAGAGCTTGGTTGTTGCACTATTCAGTGCCAGTGCTGATGGAAATCCTTCCCCCTATCTACCTGCAACACTACTCTTTGTTGGTGTCAGCTTTGTCCCTTCTTGTCAGTGAGAACATAACATCAGCTGATCTGACTGAAGCGGATGACTTGATTGACATGTACTGCACAGAGCTTGCTCCTTTGTATG TTTAA
- the LOC138052312 gene encoding uncharacterized protein isoform X1 — MAGERVSPPRKRGKYKLWTLDSNVPIPRTTKWRLEFQQSTSTTGNIEVSHDPRFYNIQSESNPYSIDEDVESRFVDNVETCCNHGSESDSDLHISESATLENGGQMYISLDAESDTDGLSSEEEESSSYESESEPENDIEAGAGCSVDNSGLFEEDNLLLYPNAEVSKLAAHVLVNLFVMEHKLSNQALEDLIRLINILLTDEHKFVRSGHLLRKYFVNLFQEPLPKRHKYCGRCLDGILPAKNSCNNEQCKKVNASVKEFLEIDLCDQLRRLYKDPEFIKHLGYRFSQDYLNDDNLRDIYSGSVYKNLLKPGGFLGSDHPLNLSFSFYTDGVNPFKSSQKQNLWPIFLMINELPPELRQSKKYLLLAGLWCSSKKPNMLTFGRPVIDSISDLYNNGISVSTTLGEERVNATLLLSTEDLQAKALVTNMKQYNGESGCSTCFDTGETVRENNLHRIWPYNLNMKYRTHGSVLKCAREATRSGKAVKGVKGASVFTLFKDFNLVEGFVTDWMHGVCLGLVKNLLALWFNGEHRTKGFFIGNKIAAVDKRLSSIRVPDIVSRRPRPLADRAHWKATEFRAWLLHYSVPVLMEILPPIYLQHYSLLVSALSLLVSENITSADLTEADDLIDMYCTELAPLYGKYISSLF, encoded by the exons ATGGCGGGCGAACGCGTAAGCCCTCCAAGGAAGAGAGGAAAATACAAGTTATGGACACTAGATTCCAACGTACCGATTCCGCGAACCACAAAATGGCGACTTGAATTTCAGCAATCGACCTCTACTACCGGTAACATTGAAGTAAGTCACGATCCCCGCTTTTACAACATTCAAAGCGAAAGCAATCCGTACTCGATCGACGAAGATGTAGAGTCAAGATTTGTGGATAATGTTGAAACCTGCTGCAATCATGGCAGTGAATCAGATAGCGATTTGCACATTAGCGAATCAGCAACACTGGAAAATGGAGGTCAAATGTACATCAGTCTTGATGCGGAATCAGATACTGACGGACTGAGCAGCGAAGAGGAAGAGAGTTCTTCGTACGAGTCAGAGAGTGAACCGGAGAATGACATTGAAGCAGGAGCTGGTTGTAGTGTGGATAATAGTGGCTTGTTTGAAGAGGACAACTTGTTGCTCTACCCAAATGCTGAGGTTTCTAAGCTAGCAGCCCATGTGCTAGTCAATCTTTTTGTAATGGAACACAAATTGTCAAACCAAGCTCTGGAAGATCTGATTCGTTTAATCAACATACTACTAACTGACGAACACAAATTTGTTCGTTCTGGTCACTTACTGAGGAAATATTTTGTCAATTTGTTCCAAGAACCATTACCCAAAAGACACAAATACTGTGGAAGATGTTTGGATGGCATTCTTCCAGCCAAGAATTCGTGTAACAATGAACAGTGCAAGAAAGTGAATGCCTCagtcaaagaatttttggaAATTGATCTCTGTGATCAGTTACGTCGCCTTTACAAGG aTCCTGAATTTATAAAACATCTTGGATACCGCTTTAGTCAAGATTACTTGAATGACGACAACCTGCGAGACATTTATAGTGGATCAGTGTACAAGAATCTATTGAAGCCTGGAGGATTCCTTGGATCAGATCACCCTTTaaatttatcattttcattttatactgaTGGTGTTAACCCATTCAAGTCCTCCCAAAAGCAGAATTTGTGGCCAATATTTCTGATGATCAATGAACTTCCACCAGAACTGAG GCAGTCTAAGAAGTATCTCCTTCTGGCTGGTTTATGGTGCTCCAGTAAAAAGCCAAATATGCTCACTTTTGGACGACCTGTGATTGATTCAATTTCTGATCTCTACAATAACG GCATTTCTGTGTCCACCACTTTGGGAGAAGAAAGGGTGAATGCTACATTGCTTTTGTCAACTGAAGACCTTCAGGCCAAAGCATTGGTTACAAACATGAAGCAGTACAATGGAGAGAGTGGCTGTTCCACCTGTTTTGATACTGGAGAAACTGTAAGGGAGAACAACCTTCATAGGATCTGGCCTTATAACCTAAACATGAAGTACAGAACTCACGGGTCTGTGCTTAAATGTGCTCGTGAGGCTACAAGATCTGGAAAAGCA GTAAAAGGAGTCAAGGGTGCCTCTGTATTTACACTCTTCAAAGACTTCAATCTGGTGGAAGGATTTGTAACAGACTGGATGCATGGTGTTTGTCTGGGCCTTGTGAAAAATTTACTGGCTTTGTGGTTTAATGGAGAGCATAGGACCAAAGGCTTCTTTATTGGAAACAAG ATTGCTGCTGTAGACAAACGACTGAGTTCTATTCGAGTTCCAGATATTGTTTCTCGAAGACCCAGACCGCTTGCTGACAGAGCTCACTGGAAAG ctACAGAATTCAGAGCTTGGTTGTTGCACTATTCAGTGCCAGTGCTGATGGAAATCCTTCCCCCTATCTACCTGCAACACTACTCTTTGTTGGTGTCAGCTTTGTCCCTTCTTGTCAGTGAGAACATAACATCAGCTGATCTGACTGAAGCGGATGACTTGATTGACATGTACTGCACAGAGCTTGCTCCTTTGTATGGTAAATATATCTCTAGtttgttttaa
- the LOC138050562 gene encoding golgin subfamily B member 1-like translates to MASSMKGRSTRKLKEPKELLMFFPEDYSAVKVSKNKIVGTAQQLSGLKENTWVNVDIGDEKPWKGLIIKTGQTRNELGRCELAFLAFLSQHSSDKENIPLNDFFTQQKDTESDDEEFFHEVETITKENKKKKTPKKVAAKRPRDHDDPAVIQNKNEKKLKREQASAQAMASRKLSFEILKSLDENRIQETDESDDELDAHSNSESEVVVTEVRPTLATQAESKANEKRTKKITEKVQPASDQPIKPISINDATLESGNVVHILQELFAKSMRGIHERFDSMEKAIQALTEQQKATEKKIEEIMTSKVLKSKTSRPLNLVVSHSHSPLGNGSALVSRQPLEFTPERQKQAESPDQQDTPESVEKDETGYIGHRKFGITASPSVIKRAEEQARGVPKSLAFNLFNILVDIKTQSEFNIFGQNGKKALDKNVLGAIQSHLATHFEWTEEECQRYWKKEPVNIQQRIADKCRNLNKKKQN, encoded by the exons ATGGCAAGTTCTATGAAAGGAAGAAGTACAAGAAAGCTGAAAG AACCCAAGGAACTGTTGATGTTCTTTCCGGAAGATTACTCAGCTGTGAAAGTTTCAAAGAACAAGATTGTAGGGACAGCTCAGCAGCTGTCTGGTCTGAAAGAAAATACCTGGGTGAATGTTGACATCGGTGACGAAAAGCCGTGGAAAGGACTCATAATCAAAACGG GACAAACCCGCAATGAGCTTGGCAGGTGTGAACTTGCCTTCTTGGCCTTTTTAAGTCAGCACTCCAGTGACAAAGAAAACATCCCACTGAATGACTTCTTTACACAGCAGAAGGACACAGAAAGTGATGATGAAGAATTTTTTCACGAG GTGGAGACTATAACCAAagagaacaagaaaaaaaagacaccgAAAAAGGTTGCTGCAAAGAGACCAAGAGATCATGATGACCCAGCAGTCATTCAG AACAAGAATGAAAAGAAACTAAAAAGGGAACAAGCCAGTGCTCAAGCAATGGCCTCAAGGAAACTAAGCTTTGAAATTCTTAAGAGCCTAGATGAGAATAGGATTCAG GAAACTGATGAAAGTGATGATGAACTGGACGCACACAGTAACTCGGAAAGTGAGGTTGTTGTCACTGAAGTCCGTCCTACACTAGCTACACAG GCAGAGTCTAAGGCAAATGAAAAGAGGACAAAGAAGATAACAGAAAAAGTTCAACCAGCTTCTGACCAGCCTATCAAGCCAATCAGCATTAATGACGCTACTCTGGAAAGTGGAAATGTCGTCCACATATTACAG GAACTGTTTGCCAAATCAATGAGAGGGATTCATGAAAGGTTTGACAGCATGGAAAAAGCAATCCAAGCCCTCACAGAACAACAAAAGgcaacagagaaaaaaatagaGGAAATCATGACATCTAAAGTCTTGAAGTCAAAG ACTTCCAGACCTCTCAACCTTGTAGTGAGCCATTCCCATTCACCACTTGGTAATGGATCAGCCCTGGTTTCCAGGCAGCCACTGGAATTCACCCCAGAAAGGCAAAAGCAGGCTGAGAGTCCTGACCAGCAGGACACTCCAGAGTCAGTTGAGAAGGATGAAACAG GATACATTGGTCACAGGAAGTTTGGTATAACAGCTTCCCCCAGTGTCATCAAAAGGGCAGAAGAACAAGCTAGGGGTGTACCCAAATCCCTAGCCTTCAACCTATTTAACATCTTGGTGGATATCAAAACCCAGTCCGAGTTCAACATTTTCGGACAAAACGGAAAAAAAGCACTGGACAAAAACGTACTGGGTGCTATTCAAT ctCATCTTGCCACTCATTTTGAGTGGACTGAAGAAGAATGCCAGAGATACTGGAAGAAAGAGCCTGTAAACATCCAGCAGAGGATTGCGGACAAGTGCCGcaacttaaacaaaaaaaagcaaaattaa